The genomic stretch GGAGAGAGATGCTCGACTATTCGGCCTATATCGCGACCTTCTGCACCGGCGACGACGACCTTCTGGTTGAGCGCTATTTTGCAGACGATGTGGTCTTCACCGGCGGCACCCGCGAGCATCACGGCAAGGCCGAGTTGCGCAAGTTCCTGGCCTGGGCGCATGACGGCGTGCGCGAAGTGCCGCGGGTGCAGAATGTCCTGCAACGCGAAGACCTGATCCTTGCCGAGATCGACATGGATTTCCACGCGACCCGCCCGCGGCGCGACTTCCCGTTCGGCGATCTGGAGCCCGGTGACAGCGTCACGGTCAAATTCCTGGTCAGCTACAAAATCGAGAACGACAAGGTCGTCGCGCTCAAATCGATGACCTGGCCGCCGGGCAAGGGCGTTTCCCGGCTTCCGAAGCTGGGCGGGCATCCCAGCCAGGTCGCGGCATTCCACGCCTATTGCGCGGCGTTCAGCAACGCCGATTTCGATCGATTCGCGCGCTTCTACACCGACGATGTCGTGCTCGAGCTCGGCTCGGTGCCGCCGATTCACGGCAAGGACGGGATCACCGGATTCTACCGCGCCATGT from Sphingomonas hengshuiensis encodes the following:
- a CDS encoding nuclear transport factor 2 family protein codes for the protein MLDYSAYIATFCTGDDDLLVERYFADDVVFTGGTREHHGKAELRKFLAWAHDGVREVPRVQNVLQREDLILAEIDMDFHATRPRRDFPFGDLEPGDSVTVKFLVSYKIENDKVVALKSMTWPPGKGVSRLPKLGGHPSQVAAFHAYCAAFSNADFDRFARFYTDDVVLELGSVPPIHGKDGITGFYRAMFASVRESLTVHSVLADDRTIALDATARFTAVTDAPDFVVGALSKGEFIELRVFVHYELRDGLISHIRVGRGGADGLPRFFDAEGRRKP